In Homo sapiens chromosome 8, GRCh38.p14 Primary Assembly, the genomic window ATATACCCCACAGGTCATAGTTCCAAAATAGTTTGTTAACTGTGAGTGACAAATATCATTCTTTATGAAACTACCCAATGATTCAAAGGAGGGTGAAAGTGCCACACGGAATTGGGGGAAGTCCAGGTGTTTGGAGTTATCTCTAATGCTTAAGGATGACTCAGATATGCCCATACGCCCCCTATGTTGGTGGCCTGTCAGAGTACATGCCCAAACTTGTAGAGTCACAGTCATAAAATggtcatttttttaaaggaaatctgTGCATTTTGTGTTATGAGGTTAATTATTATTCATTCCCTCTTTCATTTTTGTCAGTAAAATTAGGCTCTTTGGTCCCACTGTTTCTATTGTTTAAAGTTCCCTAATGATATGCCAGGGCCtgccttaggaaaaaaaaaaaagctgcaagtGTTTATATTCAGCATTAAGTGTTAAGTAATGGGTAGAAATGGCCCCCTCTCCTTCAGCTACTGAGGGAAAGAGAACTTTCTGCAACTtaaaattttctcagaaaatatgaTTTAATAAGGTGTTATTAATAAACTGAGAACATTTATAAGAATACGAATCTTGAGGTTTTTGTACAACATGAAGAGTTGTGTAAATATTCATAACTGTTATCAATGTGCTCCGCTCTCTGTTAATACAAATAAGCCCTTGGAAATTGAATTTGAACAAGTGGATCCTGAAAATTCTGCAGAGTTTAGACATATGCACCTTGAACTAGAGAAGTCATCTTCCAAAGCACCCTATGCTTGGTATCGGTTGTGGTTTTCATGACTTGTTGCCCAGTTGATAATGTGATCTATGGCTCCGTTTTCTGACAGTACAAAAGGGGTGAAGCAGCTCTATCTTTATAACATTCCTCATCTTTCACATgcatgatggaaaaaaaaattgcctataACCTGATCCGATTTCTTATTTTAACAAAGTTATTGAGAGTCTTATCTCATTTTACTTTAGTGTCATATACATGAGAGGAACAGACTGGTCATGCATGACATCGAGCTGATGAGTGAGAAAGTTTTTTTGTTCCTGCAAATCCCAGAACCTAGCAAAGTCCCTGGTATACAAAAGGTATcctataagtgggaggtaaataaACATAGGTAGCAAGATAGTCTGGGCCACTAACCTGAGCTCCtcaaaatgaatacatttattcattcttctccatttcttcctttattcagacCATTGTATTGACTCATGAATTCCATGAATTCATGGATTCAAATTACTGTATTCATGCACTTCATTAATATATTCATTCCCATAAtacattaatttcattaattcattcactccattctttctttcactttgacACTCATTGTATTCatcatttattccatttatttatgtattgatttattcCATTCACTCCTTCgctacatttattcattcattcatgtattttatttacttaacagGTTTTTTGTGACAGAGAGATATTTTCTTCAACAGCAAGCCATACCATTTCCTTAGATTCATCATAATTACTGTCATTCCACAGTTGCTAATTGAACATTCTGTTGAATGAATACCTCAtctaaattaatacataaatattataagtTGTATATATGACAGAATTTGGGAAGAAAACTTGTTTTAGAACTCACCATCCAGGCCATGGACACAGACAACCAGGTGAATTCCATCTTCcaaattttcttcctcttcctctggtGGGAAATATGGTATATCAGAAGCTAGTACAGTTAAGTCACTGTACAGAAATCCTTCAATCttcagttcttttttaaatttttctttggcCTGATAAAAACTGGAGAATACACTAATTAATCACAAGCCAAGCTGTGTACTTCATGTTGAACAGGAAATGAGCTGGGCTGGTATGTAGAAGGGCTGAGCACCCACAAGCAAAGTGCCTGCTGAGTGGCAAAGCTGACTTGAGCCCCCAGGGAACATGCTAGTGAGTGAAGCTTTGTTCTGAACAAGGAGGCAGGAAAGCACTCtataaaaaccaaacaccgcatgttctcactcataggtgggaattgaacaatgagaacacttggacacaggaaggggaacatcgcacaccggggactgttgtggggtggggggagggaggagggatagcattaggagatatacctaacgtaaatgacgagttaatgggtgcagcacaccaacatggcacatgtatacatatgtaacaaacctgcatgttgtgcacatgtaccctaaaacttaaagtataataataaaaaaataaataaataaataaataaataaaattttaaaaagagaaaaccaaaaacaaaaaaaccccgaAGCTTCTATGGGTTTTGGTTCTGCAGATGCTTATGTGATTCCTGCATTGAACAGGAGACAGAGTGACAGGACATCAAAGATTCTACCCAGCTCCAAGGCCCCATGcaatctttaaaaagtgaaagcttCTTGACTTGATTGACACCCAGGCCCTCCATGGCTTGGCCTTCCCCTGCTTCTCTAGCACCACTCctcaccactcccagcctccacAAATAACACATTTCTTATAATTCTCTGCATGAACTACATGACTTGGCTTTACTTCCATGCCTTGGTGCCTGAGGGCCTGTGTGCCTGAAATGCCTTTCTCACTTAGCTATGATGCTCTTTGTCTGGTTACCTGGCAAGATGATGGTTAGGGGactggactctggagtcagactgccaaGGTCAGAATCTCAAATTTGACACTCACTATTTCTTGTTATTATCTGTTATTagcctcatcatcatcatcatcatcatcaccatcattgtcTCATATTTTCTTCTCAGAGTAGATGCCATCTTCTCTAGGAAGCTTTGCCTGGCTGCTATCCCTATTCACACCCATTTCCCCAAGCCAAATTAGGTGCTTCTCCTTTTGGCTCCACCACGCGCACATGAAACATCATATTTACCCAGTCACTGCCCTCATCTACTTCTCTCATGTGTCTGTCTCTCCGTTAGACTGCAGGTACAATAAAAGCAAGGGAAACCCTGACCAGGCAGGCACTGGACAGCATCTACTATGTCTGCTGTGTACTCATGGAATTAATGACAAGTACCATATGATAGGTAGTTAACattctttataaaacaaaaatccaatgTTTACCTGCCTGTGGCAATTTCTTTTGGAGACACCGTTAATATGTAACTCTTTAGCATTTTGCAAAAGGGTAAAGAAGATGGGATGTTTTGACAAAATGATTCTATTATATACATAATCAGATATATAGTTTATAGATGGGAGAGCAATATGAATACAAACCCAATACAAGGATGAGGAAATGAATTCTGGCATTACAAAGGTAAACTTAGAAGCCCCACAATGTTAAAGGGTGCTTGGGAGTCAAATCTGGTGAAGAATTGTATTCCCCAAAGGCTCTCAAAGAACTCCCCTTTCAAAACATGAAAAGGTAGAGGTACAATGATATTCATAAGAGAGTTATAATATTCGtaataaaaattgaacaaaattggcggggtactgtggctcatgcctgtaatcccagcactttgggaggcccaggcgggtagatcacgaggtcaagagatcgagaccatcctagccaacatggtgaaaccccgtctctactaaaagtacaaaaattagctgggtgtggtggtgggtgcctgtagtcccagctgcttgggatgctgaggcaggagaatcacttgaacccagcaggcggaggctgcagtgagcagagattgcgtcactgcactccagcctggcgacagagtgagactctgtctcaataaataaataaataaataaataaataaataaatagttgaaCAAAATTTAAAGGTTCATTTGTAAAGAATTTGGTTAATAAGTCATGGTATATTCATGCAATAGAATATTGTGTAATCATTACAATGATGATGCAAACATAGATTTATAAACATAGAAAGatatttctaatatattattaaattaaacatttacaATTGCCATTTGTACAGAAtggtctaatttttgtataaaaagcATAAATCAATATAGATTCACATAGAAGAAATGCAGAAGAATATACACAGTGGTTACATTTGAAGGTAGACTTATTGAccatttttacttcctttcaGTATTCTGCATTTTAAATTCCTATGatatgaattaaatatatatgatatattatctataatatggTATATTACCTTATTTAAATCAGAAAATCACAGATATCTAAATTTTGAAACAGTATGCATGAAATGGAGAAATATGTGGAAAAATCTAAAAGACTGTTGTGGGAAAGGTAAGCCCGTCAGCCAGCTTACCTAAACATCCTCTCACTGACTTCCTCATCCAACGTGCTGGAATGGGTAGAAACAACTCCAAAGGATCCCAAAGGCTGATGGGTGATGGGAAACAGGGTCTGTTTGGAAGAGAATCCAGCCCTGGCAGGGGTCTCCTTGGGCACAGATGAGAAAGGGAGACAGGTGGCAGTGCAAGACACAGATAAGTTCACAACCTCCACAGCCTTCAGGCTGTCCAGAGTAAAGGTCTCTGCAGAAGTCAGATGGGACCCCATGATGGAAGTGCCTGCCTTCAGCTCTTGGTTTTTCAAAACCTGGGAATGAACGGAATGGGTCACAGTGGGGCACACAGTGCCTGCTTTATGTTTAGCCTCCGGGAAGGCATTCACTCCTCTATTAAATGCTGTGTCATCCATAATGCAAGGTGAACCGCTTTGGCTTTGCTGGCCTGTTGAGTTCCTGTTGATGGCATCAGCAGCTGACGTACAGCTCAATTCAGGCACCTGATGTTGAGAGAGACCCTCAACCTCTGAGATGCCACTGTTGGAAAGAGCTTGCTGACCCACATTCAAGTCTTTAGGCATGCCCTTTGGGGTTTCCTCAAGTGCTCTATGAAGAGATCTGGTCCTGGGGTTTTCAAGTGCTATGACGcgtggtatttttaaattaagacctTTGGTTTCAACACCTGGAGTGTTCTCAGTCCTGCCATCAGGAAGACAGTGTCCTTGAGCATCAAACTGCTTCCCTTTCCCTTTGGGGATGTCTATGTATCCGGGGCCCTGCTGGTTGTCAGCATCTAAAACTATCTCCACCAGGGGATGGTCTGCTCCAGCATCTGTTCCAGAGTCACCACAAAGTTGAGAGCAAGATCCTGGGGAACCTTGGCTCTTGCTGTGCATATCTGAAGGTTCAGCAAAACCTCCATCTTGCTGCTTGGTGTCCGCATCTTCAGCAGCCTCCTCTGGGCTACTGATGTGGGGAGCAGATACAGACTTGGTTAACTTAGTGAGTGCCACCTCCCGCTCATCCTCCTCAAAAGGTAAAGAGCTAATGGAGGTGAGAGAAGCCTGGATGCCGCTTGGCAAACTTGTGTTACTTTCTGTGTGTCCACCCTCTAGGGAGTTCCGGTGGAGGGCATGTCTTCGAACAAACGGGTGCAAGACTTCCCGATCACTGGGCAACTCCAGAGCCCTGCTTCGGGCCTCTGACCAGGCGACGGAGCTTGGCTCACTCTCAATGCCTGAATCAGATATGATGGATGAAGATCTCTTGATGACCCCGGATAGCACTGAGAGTTCCTCCTGCTCTTCTGTGTGAGAGTCCTTTAGGGAAGACCTAATATCTAAGGGCTCCCTCAGGGTAGAACTTAGTGGATCACAGGGCTCAGAGGGGGTGAGTTTCAAGCTTAGCAGCACCATCTTCCCCTCTTGATCTATTCCCTTTCCTAGAGTACTTAATTCATGGAGAGTTGTTTTGTCTGAAGAGATGGCATTTTGGTGGCTTCCACCTACTACCACTTTGCTTAGCCCAGTCCTGTCTAATCCATACTTATCTCTAGAGCTCCTACTCTCATGCTGAGCATTGAAGGCCACCAGGGGTTCAGCTCTGGAGGGGTTCTTATTGCTAGATTTTACGTCAATGTAGGTCAGCACTGGGGCCTGTCCATCCTCTGGACCTGGACTCCTTCTAGAAGTATCCACATCTGCCACTGGATATGTCCCAGCATCAGATGTTTGGCCAGTCCAACATTCATCTTCAGGCACACCTGCTTTGTTTTGAAATTCACCAATTGATATATACACCTGAGATTCAGAGCACATGTCCATATGATTTTGTGTGGCCACATTCTCACCTGGCTCTGGACACCTTATAACTTCTTCATCAGAATCCATTTGGGATGGTTTTATGGTAGACAAGACAAGGTCTTCCCTAAAAGATAAATTGCTATTTACCATACAGTTATCTTCCTTGTCTTTCAGATTCATTATTGTAGGACTTGTCACTGGAACATCAAAATTAGGATAAACACTCAAGTTAtgccctacaaaaaaaaaagaaagaaaattatattatagTGTAAGAATCTGTGTTTACAAGTTATCCAAATGTCTAACTGTATAATAAAGAATTTAGCTATGTGGACTCGGTTCGAAGATGGgagaataggaagagctccagtctacagctcccagtgtgagcgatgcagaagacgggtgatttctgcatttccaagtgAGGTACCGGGTCCATCTCATTGGGACTTGTtggacagtgagtgcagcccacGGAGTGTGAGacaaagcagggcggggcatcacctcacccaggaagtgcaaggggtcagggcattccctttcctagccaagggaagccatgatagatggtacctggaaaatcaggacactcccaccctaatactgcacttttccaactgtgttagcaaacggcacaccaggagattatatcccgcacctggcttggagggtcctacacccatgaAGCCtagctcactgctagcacagcagtctgagatcgaactgcaaggcagcagcgaggctgggggaggggtgtccaccattgctgaggcttgagtaggtaaacaaagtggccaggaagctcaaactgggtggagcccaccacagctaaaggaggcctgcctgcctctgtagactccacctctcggggcagggcatagctgaacaaaaggcagcagaaacttctgcagactaaaacttccctgtctgacagctttgaagagagtagtggttctcccagcacggagtttgaaatctgagaacagacagactgcctcctcaagtgggtccctgacccccgagtagcctaactaggagacacctcccagtaggcactgactgacacctcacacagctgggtgcccctctgagacgaagcttccagtggaaggatcaggcagcaacatttgctgttctgtaatatttgctgttctgcagcctccactggtgatacccaggcaaacaggatctggagtggacctccagcaaactccaaaagacctgcagctgagggtcctgactgttagaaggaaaactaacaaacagaaaggacatccacaccaaaacccatctgtacgtcaccatcatcaaagaccaaaggtagataaaaccacaaagatggggagaaaccagagcagaaaagctgaaaattctaaaaatcagagtgcctcttctcctccaaaggaacacagctcttcaccagcaacagaacaaagttggatggagaatgactttgaggagttgaCGGAAGTACGCTTCAgatgatcggtaataacaaacttctccaggccaaaggaggatgttcaaaccctcCATAAAGAaggtaaaaaccttgaaaaaagattagacaaatggctaactagaataaacagcatagagaagaccttaaatgacctgaaggagctgaaaaccatggcatgagaactacatgacacatgcacaagcttgagtagccgattcaatcaagtggaagaaagggcatcagtgattgaagatcaaatgaatgaaatgaagtgaaaagagaagtttagagaaaaaaagagtaaaaagaaatgaacaaagcctccaagaaatacgggactatgtgaaaagaccaaatatacatcTAATtcgtgtacctgaaagtgacgaggagaatggaaccaagttggaaaacactgttcaggatattattcaggagaacttccccaacctaacaaggcaggccaacattcaaattcaggaaatacagagaactccacaaagatattccttgagaagagcaactccaagacacataattatcagattcaccaaagttgaaatgaaggaaaaaatgttaagggcagccagagagaaagattgggttacccacaaagggaagcccatcagactaacagtggatctctcagcaacaactctacaagccagaagagagtggggaccaatattcaacattcttaaagaaaagaactttcaacccagaatttcatatccagccaaagtaagcttcataagtgaaggagaaataaaatcctttacagacaagcaaatgctgagagattttgtcaccaccaggcctgccttacaagagctcctgaaggaagcactaaacatggaaaggaacaaccagtaccagccactgcaaacacatgccaaattgtaaagaccatcgatgctgggaagaagctgcatcaactaacgagcaaaataaccagctaacatcataatgacaggatcaaattcacacataagaatattaaacttaaatgtaaatgggctaaatgctccaattaaaagacacagactggcaaattggataaagagtcaagacccatcagtgtgctgtattcaggagacccatctcatgtgcagagacacacataggctcaaaataaagggatggaggaagatctaccaagcaaatggaaaacaaaaaaaaacaggggttgcaatcctagtctctgataaaacaggctttaaaccaacaaagaccaaaaaagacaaagaaagccattacataatggtaaagggatcaattccacaagaagatctaactgtcctaaatatatatgcacccaatacaggagcacccagattcataaagcaagtccttagagacctacaaagagacttaggctcccacacaataatagtgggagattttaataccccactgtcaatattagacagatgaacgagacagaaagttaacaaggatatccagaacttgaactcggctctgcaccaagcagacctaatagacatctacagaactctccaccccaaatcaacagaatatacattcttctcagcactacatcacacttattccaaaactgaccaaatagatggaagtaaagcactcctcagcaaatgtaaaagaacagaaattataacaaactgtctctcagaccatagtgcaatcaaattagaactcaggattaagaaactcactcaaaaccgctcaactacatggaaactgaacaacctgctcctgaatgactactgggttcataatgaaatgaaggcagaaataaagatgttctttgaaacccatgagaacaaagacacaacataccagaatctctgggacacatttaagcagtgtgtagagggaaattcatagcactaaatgcccacaagagaaagcaggaaagatctaaaataatcaccctaacatcacacttaaaagaactagagaagcaagagcaaacacattcaaaagctagcagaaggcaagaaataagtaaga contains:
- the FAM135B gene encoding protein FAM135B isoform X8, with the translated sequence MLLYKEIYRPGMVAHACNPSTLGSFYITSENCMQHAHKWHRDLCLLLLHAYRGLRLHFLVIMRDIPELPHTELEALAVEETLSQLCSELQMLNNPEKIAEQISKDLAWLTSHMMTLWTQFLDTVTLHSQVTTYLTQEHHTLRVRRFSEAFFYMEHQKLAVLTFQENLIQTHSQLSLDIRNSEYLTSMPPLPAECLDIDGDWNTLPVIFEDRYVDCPATGHNLSVYPNFDVPVTSPTIMNLKDKEDNCMVNSNLSFREDLVLSTIKPSQMDSDEEVIRCPEPGENVATQNHMDMCSESQVYISIGEFQNKAGVPEDECWTGQTSDAGTYPVADVDTSRRSPGPEDGQAPVLTYIDVKSSNKNPSRAEPLVAFNAQHESRSSRDKYGLDRTGLSKVVVGGSHQNAISSDKTTLHELSTLGKGIDQEGKMVLLSLKLTPSEPCDPLSSTLREPLDIRSSLKDSHTEEQEELSVLSGVIKRSSSIISDSGIESEPSSVAWSEARSRALELPSDREVLHPFVRRHALHRNSLEGGHTESNTSLPSGIQASLTSISSLPFEEDEREVALTKLTKSVSAPHISSPEEAAEDADTKQQDGGFAEPSDMHSKSQGSPGSCSQLCGDSGTDAGADHPLVEIVLDADNQQGPGYIDIPKGKGKQFDAQGHCLPDGRTENTPGVETKGLNLKIPRVIALENPRTRSLHRALEETPKGMPKDLNVGQQALSNSGISEVEGLSQHQVPELSCTSAADAINRNSTGQQSQSGSPCIMDDTAFNRGVNAFPEAKHKAGTVCPTVTHSVHSQVLKNQELKAGTSIMGSHLTSAETFTLDSLKAVEVVNLSVSCTATCLPFSSVPKETPARAGFSSKQTLFPITHQPLGSFGVVSTHSSTLDEEVSERMFSVFSSFYQAKEKFKKELKIEGFLYSDLTVLASDIPYFPPEEEEENLEDGIHLVVCVHGLDGNSADLRLVKTFIELGLPGGKLDFLMSEKNQMDTFADFDTMTDRLLDEIIQHIQLYNLSISRISFIGHSLGNIIIRSVLTRPRFRYYLNKLHTFLSLSGPHLGTLYNNSTLVSTGLWLMQKLKKSGSLLQLTFRDNADLRKCFLYQLSQKTGLQYFKNVVLVASPQDRYVPFHSARIEMCKTALKDRHTGPVYAEMINNLLGPLVEAKDCTLIRHNVFHALPNTANTLIGRAAHIAVLDSELFLEKFFLVAGLNYFK
- the FAM135B gene encoding protein FAM135B isoform X4, translating into MSEIQGTVEFSVELHKFYNVDLFQRGYYQIRVTLKVSSRIPHRLSASIAGQTESSSLHSACVHDSTVHSRVFQILYRNEEVPINDAVVFRVHLLLGGERMEDALSEVDFQLKVDLHFTDSEQQLRDVAGAPMVSSRTLGLHFHPRNGLHHQVPVMFDYFHLSVISVTVHAALVALQQPLISFTRPGRGSWLGKGGPDTGQEQSIISLENLVFGAGYCKPTSSEGSFYITSENCMQHAHKWHRDLCLLLLHAYRGLRLHFLVIMRDIPELPHTELEALAVEETLSQLCSELQMLNNPEKIAEQISKDLAWLTSHMMTLWTQFLDTVTLHSQVTTYLTQEHHTLRVRRFSEAFFYMEHQKLAVLTFQENLIQTHSQLSLDIRNSEYLTSMPPLPAECLDIDGDWNTLPVIFEDRYVDCPATGHNLSVYPNFDVPVTSPTIMNLKDKEDNCMVNSNLSFREDLVLSTIKPSQMDSDEEVIRCPEPGENVATQNHMDMCSESQVYISIGEFQNKAGVPEDECWTGQTSDAGTYPVADVDTSRRSPGPEDGQAPVLTYIDVKSSNKNPSRAEPLVAFNAQHESRSSRDKYGLDRTGLSKVVVGGSHQNAISSDKTTLHELSTLGKGIDQEGKMVLLSLKLTPSEPCDPLSSTLREPLDIRSSLKDSHTEEQEELSVLSGVIKRSSSIISDSGIESEPSSVAWSEARSRALELPSDREVLHPFVRRHALHRNSLEGGHTESNTSLPSGIQASLTSISSLPFEEDEREVALTKLTKSVSAPHISSPEEAAEDADTKQQDGGFAEPSDMHSKSQGSPGSCSQLCGDSGTDAGADHPLVEIVLDADNQQGPGYIDIPKGKGKQFDAQGHCLPDGRTENTPGVETKGLNLKIPRVIALENPRTRSLHRALEETPKGMPKDLNVGQQALSNSGISEVEGLSQHQVPELSCTSAADAINRNSTGQQSQSGSPCIMDDTAFNRGVNAFPEAKHKAGTVCPTVTHSVHSQVLKNQELKAGTSIMGSHLTSAETFTLDSLKAVEVVNLSVSCTATCLPFSSVPKETPARAGFSSKQTLFPITHQPLGSFGVVSTHSSTLDEEVSERMFSVFSSFYQAKEKFKKELKIEGFLYSDLTVLASDIPYFPPEEEEENLEDGIHLVVCVHGLDGNSADLRLVKTFIELGLPGGKLDFLMSEKNQMDTFADFDTMTDRLLDEIIQHIQLYNLSISRISFIGHSLGNIIIRSVLTRPRFRYYLNKLHTFLSLSGPHLGTLYNNSTLVSTGLWLMQKLKKSGSLLQLTFRDNADLRKCFLYQLSQKTGQVWKFVQISRGC
- the FAM135B gene encoding protein FAM135B isoform X3, producing the protein MSEIQGTVEFSVELHKFYNVDLFQRGYYQIRVTLKVSSRIPHRLSASIAGQTESSSLHSACVHDSTVHSRVFQILYRNEEMEDALSEVDFQLKVDLHFTDSEQQLRDVAGAPMVSSRTLGLHFHPRNGLHHQVPVMFDYFHLSVISVTVHAALVALQQPLISFTRPGRGSWLGKGGPDTGQEQSIISLENLVFGAGYCKPTSSEGSFYITSENCMQHAHKWHRDLCLLLLHAYRGLRLHFLVIMRDIPELPHTELEALAVEETLSQLCSELQMLNNPEKIAEQISKDLAWLTSHMMTLWTQFLDTVTLHSQVTTYLTQEHHTLRVRRFSEAFFYMEHQKLAVLTFQENLIQTHSQLSLDIRNSEYLTSMPPLPAECLDIDGDWNTLPVIFEDRYVDCPATGHNLSVYPNFDVPVTSPTIMNLKDKEDNCMVNSNLSFREDLVLSTIKPSQMDSDEEVIRCPEPGENVATQNHMDMCSESQVYISIGEFQNKAGVPEDECWTGQTSDAGTYPVADVDTSRRSPGPEDGQAPVLTYIDVKSSNKNPSRAEPLVAFNAQHESRSSRDKYGLDRTGLSKVVVGGSHQNAISSDKTTLHELSTLGKGIDQEGKMVLLSLKLTPSEPCDPLSSTLREPLDIRSSLKDSHTEEQEELSVLSGVIKRSSSIISDSGIESEPSSVAWSEARSRALELPSDREVLHPFVRRHALHRNSLEGGHTESNTSLPSGIQASLTSISSLPFEEDEREVALTKLTKSVSAPHISSPEEAAEDADTKQQDGGFAEPSDMHSKSQGSPGSCSQLCGDSGTDAGADHPLVEIVLDADNQQGPGYIDIPKGKGKQFDAQGHCLPDGRTENTPGVETKGLNLKIPRVIALENPRTRSLHRALEETPKGMPKDLNVGQQALSNSGISEVEGLSQHQVPELSCTSAADAINRNSTGQQSQSGSPCIMDDTAFNRGVNAFPEAKHKAGTVCPTVTHSVHSQVLKNQELKAGTSIMGSHLTSAETFTLDSLKAVEVVNLSVSCTATCLPFSSVPKETPARAGFSSKQTLFPITHQPLGSFGVVSTHSSTLDEEVSERMFSVFSSFYQAKEKFKKELKIEGFLYSDLTVLASDIPYFPPEEEEENLEDGIHLVVCVHGLDGNSADLRLVKTFIELGLPGGKLDFLMSEKNQMDTFADFDTMTDRLLDEIIQHIQLYNLSISRISFIGHSLGNIIIRSVLTRPRFRYYLNKLHTFLSLSGPHLGTLYNNSTLVSTGLWLMQKLKKSGSLLQLTFRDNADLRKCFLYQLSQKTGLQYFKNVVLVASPQDRYVPFHSARIEMCKTALKDRHTGPVYAEMINNLLGPLVEAKDCTLIRHNVFHALPNTANTLIGRAAHIAVLDSELFLEKFFLVAGLNYFK